One Dermacentor silvarum isolate Dsil-2018 chromosome 10, BIME_Dsil_1.4, whole genome shotgun sequence genomic window carries:
- the LOC119431504 gene encoding TNF receptor-associated factor 6 isoform X2 — translation MPDPGTRAVHTLSGHTVVGANWRPMHFTKDLPPSRVCGLCRTVPDRTVLLPCSHFVCDSCNGARDQDGRYVCPLDLEPFDEDECVRNDFPATRASSLKAHCWNECDGCMFVGTIEAVLLHYEKECDFHALQCPRCEQRIRRTELAAHYVAGCSRRDPSSGSAQNYERGDTFHVRDVSATLDQMKSFLTGPCRQQLEFLQRQMNELLEQFRTSDTVRLSEISHMVRSSEENLVHKMEEFKSNICSTVTIMNTGLKELKSLLRDPCSDHLPNLQSQINEVIEQSKAHTLPWYGK, via the exons ATGCCGGACCCTGGAACAAGGGCGGTGCACACCCTGAGCGGGCACACCGTCGTCGGAGCAAACTGGCGACCGATGCACTTTACAAAGGACTTGCCGCCGTCGCGAGTCTGTGGCCTCTGCCGCACGGTTCCCGACAGGACGGTGCTTCTGCCCTGCTCGCACTTCGTGTGCGATTCCTGCAACGGCGCCAGAGACCAAGATGGCCGCTACGTGTGTCCCTTGGACCTGGAACCGTTCGATGAGGACGAGTGCGTGCGGAATGACTTCCCTGCCACGAGAGCGAGCAGCCTCAAG GCCCATTGCTGGAATGAATGCGACGGCTGCATGTTCGTAGGCACCATCGAAGCTGTACTGCTCCACTACGAGAAAGAATGCGACTTCCATGCTCTCCAGTGCCCACGGTGTGAACAAAGGATACGGCGCACAGAGCTTGCAGCACACTATGTGGCCGGATGCTCGCGTCGTGATCCGTCTTCGGGCTCTGCACAGAATTACGAACGTGGTGATACATTTCACgttcgtgacgtgagtgcaacaCTGGATCAAATGAAATCTTTTTTGACAGGCCCGTGTCGCCAGCAGTTGGAATTTCTTCAGAGGCAAATGAATGAACTCTTGGAACAATTTAGGACCTCTGACACCGTGCGTTTGTCGGAGATCAGCCACATGGTGAGGAGTTCCGAGGAAAACTTGGTGCACAAAATGGAAGAATTCAAGTCCAATATCTGCTCTACAGTTACAATAATGAATACCGGTCTGAAAGAGCTGAAGTCGCTCCTCAGAGACCCGTGCTCTGATCACCTGCCCAATCTTCAGAGCCAAATTAACGAAGTCATCGAACAATCAAAGGCCCATACGCTACCCTGGTACGGGAAATGA